In the genome of Mogibacterium neglectum, the window TTAGTACCCTTAGGCATAAATAGAGGAAGACCCTGGCCGATGATATCTACTGTTGTAAATAGCTCCATCTCACGGCCGAGTCTGTTGTGGTCTCTGTTCTTGATGTCAGCTAGGTACTCAAGGTACTCTTCGAGATCAGCCTTCTTGTTGAATGCGGTACCATAGATTCTAGTGAGCATCTTGTTGTGCTCGTCGCCTCTCCAGTAAGCACCAGAGCTAGAAGTTAGCTTGAATGCCTTGATCTGCTTCGTGCTCATCAGATGTGGGCCTGCGCAGAGTTCGATAAAATCTCCCTGCTGATAGAAGGAAATGATTTCGTCCTCTGGGAGGTCCTCGATGAGCTCGACTTTGTATGGCTCATTTCTCTCCTGAAATAGCTTGATGGCTTCATCTCTAGGGAGTGTGAAACGAGTTATCGCATCTCCTCTTTTGATGATTTTCTTCATCTCAGCTTCTATCTTATCTAAATCCTCTCTAGTTAGAGCTGGCATGTCGAAGTCATAGTAAAAACCATTATCGATAGAAGGTCCAATTGTCATCTTGGCATCTGGATATAGATTCTTAACGGCCTCTGCGAGCACGTGGGAACATGTGTGTCTGTACGCATGCTTTCCTGCATCAGAATCAAAAGTGAGAATGTTAACTTCAGCATCCTTATCCACAACAGTTCTGAGGTCACAGACCTCTCCATCTACTTCACCAACGCAAGCTGCTCTTGCGAGACCCTCGCTTATGTCTTTTGCGATGTCGATGATGGACATCGGCGAAGCGTATTCTTTTTTGCTGCCATCTTTTAGTGTAATAATCATTTTAAGAACTCCTTTCATTAGCGGAAGGAAATAAAAAAGTCCCTTCCGACATTCAAATTGTCAGAAGGGACGCATACATTCGTATTCGTGGTTCCACCCATCTTCCAGAGCTTCTGCTCCAGCACTCTTTGAAGCTTTTAACGCGGCTAGGCGGGCAGGATTAGTGCCACTCGGAGGTGGTGTTCAGAACGCTCCGTGCTGGGATGATTTCACCATCCATCCCTCTCTCAAAGCCTTAAAGCGAACTTACTGTCCTCGTCATCGTTTTAATAATAAATTATGCTACCACCGTGAGTGATAATTGTCAATGATTTTACCGCCTCAATTTGTTATAATTTATAAGAAAGAATTGATATAATTTGGGGACAAAAACGAGAAGTTTTGCTGATATGGTAGGAGAAATAGTAATGAATCCATACATAAAAGAATATGCTGAACTAGCAAAGGATTACGAAGCGAAGAATGGTAAGCGAGAGACCGTTCTTGCGTTATATGAGTTTTCGGATAGGCTTAAAGAGGCTGGGGATAAAGATGCCAAGACCGTTCTTGTCGATGTATACAAAATCCTTTCGCTCATGCAGAGTGCATATGACTTGATGTCAGAGATTGCAGATAGGAACGATAAGAAGCAGATAAAGAAGCTCGCTTATCTCAAATCGTTAGCAGAAGATGATGGAGACAGGTGGGCAGTGAAAAGGCCAAAGACAGCTGCTGAGGAGTCTCTACAGAGAGAAAAAGCTAAGAAGCTTCCAAAATTCCGTTACCATCCAGATCCACTGGCGACTGAAAGTTTTGAAGAAGGTCCGCAAGAGGTATGTCCGTGCTGCGGCAAGGAAAGTACTATCTACTATAGTTCAGTTCCTTATAGTGTTGAGCATGTCGAGCATTTGTGTCCAGAGTGCATAGCTAATGGAGAGGCTGCCAGGAAATTCGATGCTGAGTTCGTGCAAGATGCCGAATGGGAAGGCGAGGTGGATGAGGCGAAGTCGAAGGAACTATTTGAAAGAACGCCTGGATACCTGAGCTGGCAGGGTGAGCACTGGCTATCTTGCTGTAATGACTACTGTGCATATCTAGGAACAGTCGGCACGCAGGAGCTAGAGGAGATGGGCATCGCAGACGAGGTCCTTGAAGAGTATGAGATGAGGCATGAATACTCTGATATAAGGGAGTATCTGTATAAGGATGGCGATCTCTGTGGTTATCTCTTCCGCTGTCTTCACTGCGGAAAATACCACATCTATGTCGATGCGAGCTAATTTGCAAGGGTGAAATGAAAACACTTTCTCAGGAGAGCGAAAGGTGATTTGGAGGGAAGCAATTAATGAAGATATATCAATATTTTTTGATTGGACTAAAGTCGACGTGGAATGACAATCTCTTTAAGGCGGTGACATTTATCGTTGGAACTATCGTTCTTGTCACGATGGTGCGGAAGTTTATGATTGTCCGCAAGAGTGGTGGAAAGTTTTCAGAGCCTATGCATATCTCAAATGGAAATTTATATATTCACAGCGGATTTGTTCCAGGTAGCCGTGAGATTCCCTTGAAAGAACTCGCTGAGGTTGAGATATATTTTGTGCGTGGAAGGCATCTGAATGGTGACAGGTACTTTATTCAACTCGTAAGGAAAAAAGGCAGAAGCAAGTCGATTTTCGTCGGAAAAAGCAAGGTTAATGAAGGAAGGCTTACTCAGCTTAAGAAGCAGCTGAAGAAGCATAAGGTTAAGGTTCGTGAAATAAAATAAGTGAAGGGAAAGAGGTGTCTATGGTAGACCGATTCCAGAAGCCTACGGAACATACGTAAAGATCCTTTGTGGAGATAAAATTCCTGATTACTGTTAATATAAGGAATTAAAATCAATAC includes:
- a CDS encoding CbrC family protein is translated as MNPYIKEYAELAKDYEAKNGKRETVLALYEFSDRLKEAGDKDAKTVLVDVYKILSLMQSAYDLMSEIADRNDKKQIKKLAYLKSLAEDDGDRWAVKRPKTAAEESLQREKAKKLPKFRYHPDPLATESFEEGPQEVCPCCGKESTIYYSSVPYSVEHVEHLCPECIANGEAARKFDAEFVQDAEWEGEVDEAKSKELFERTPGYLSWQGEHWLSCCNDYCAYLGTVGTQELEEMGIADEVLEEYEMRHEYSDIREYLYKDGDLCGYLFRCLHCGKYHIYVDAS